The Scyliorhinus torazame isolate Kashiwa2021f chromosome 10, sScyTor2.1, whole genome shotgun sequence genome contains a region encoding:
- the LOC140384400 gene encoding uncharacterized protein has protein sequence MHICKKFFTLPSDIKQQYARSVVDTENLDHGWVGAEIESLNPTRPGDLKETFNVSTLSSRIVGHKSGQFVAAPHSPNAVLLNIGDLLQRWTSDRLIFTVHRVLLPQSDDKMCQSRQSLAFFVHPDNDVIVTCCDGSEKYPPTNTLQYLMGRINATYIM, from the exons ATGCATATCTGCAAGAAATTCTTCACACTTCCAAGTGACATTAAACAACAGTATGCCCGCTCAGTGGTGGACACTGAGAATTTGGATCACGGCTGGGTTGGAGCAGAGATAGAAAG CTTAAATCCTACACGGCCTGGGGACCTGAAGGAAACTTTTAATGTGTCAACATTATCTTCACGTATT GTTGGGCACAAATCTGGTCAGTTCGTGGCTGCTCCCCACAGCCCAAATGCTGTTCTTCTCAACATAGGCGACCTGCTGCAGAGGTGGACATCTGACAGATTGATCTTCACG GTACATCGTGTGCTTCTGCCACAATCAGATGACAAGATGTGCCAATCTAGACAGTCATTGGCTTTCTTTGTTCATCCGGATAATGATGTAATTGTCACGTGCTGCGATGGGTCTGAGAAGTACCCTCCCACCAACACTCTGCAGTACTTAATGGGACGTATCAATGCCACATACATAATGTAA